The Mastacembelus armatus chromosome 24, fMasArm1.2, whole genome shotgun sequence sequence CCTCTGTAATAGTCACAGAAAGCGACCATTCTGTGAGGAACATCTGGGCAGACCACCGGGCTCGCAGGGCAATGTTCCCCACCCGACAGAGAACCATGCAGCCTGATGACGAGGACGAGGACATCTACCAGATGTTTGTCCCCACAGAGCCAAGTGGACCAGATCCAGATGTGCCTTCGGAGAGGTCTGATTCCACTTCATCACCCAGGACAGCCCGTCCCTGCAGCTGGCATGTTGAACAGGTGCCGACAGTGCAGATTGACCCTCCACCCAATGGGAGTAGGGTCCTGCGGAGAGCGAGCAGTGCAGGGGAGAAGACTACAGAGGCTCGACAGAGACCCGATGATGACCAGACTGGCCACAGCAACCTGGACGTGATCCACACCGAGTCGTCCAGCAATGATATATCTGGATCATCCTCAGCCGAGCAGTTGACAATAGACGATATTGAAAATGTTTATGACAACATCAGCTATGAAGACCTAAAGAGTATGGGCCTTGTCAGAAGAGACCTGGAGCAAAGTCAGTCACGGAAAGAGACATCCACAAATGCACATGGCTCCCAGGGCCAGTCATCACGAGTACTAGATGAGGTTTCGGTGCTCCCGATCGAGCCAGACAGTTCCTCTGACAGCAACCGATCCTCCACTCAGGAGGGAAGGCAGATTGTGACCTGGGACCTTAAGATAGTGGAGGAGAATATCTATGACACCATCAGTTACAGGGAGCCCCCATCAACAGAGATTAAAGGGATAAATGAAGGCTATCTGCTCAATAAAGAGAGGGACAGTTCGCTGGCCTCAGAACAAGACCTGACTGAAAGTCTTAGAGGGTTTGTGTCTGAGGAGAGCCTCCATTTTGGGGAGGATGAAGGACCAGACAACTCCCGTCCTGCACCATGTTTTTCTGATCCAGATTATTCCTCCTCGTCTGCTTCCGAGACGTTCTCCCAGCGTTCACAGAAAGGGGATAAGATGTCAGAGCAGGTCGACGAGATCTGGAACGACTTAGAAAACTACATAAAGAACAACGAGAAGAAAGCTGACCGTCTTCCTGCTGCCTTCCCTGTCAGTGCTAGAGAGTCACCAAAGAAGGCCTCCTCAGTCAAAAACAGCCCTACAAAGACCCATCCTGTGGGTAGTCCTCAAGCAGCCAGCCCAACAACGAAGAGCCCCCCAGCACATCAGCCTAAACCCCCGTCTCTCACTTCTACACCATCATTCACCATCCCAGTCATCAACCTACCTGATCTTCAAGGTGAAAGCACcactgaagaagaaaaccaCACGTCTGCTCCTATGTCCCGCCCCCTGCCTGACACCCCAGAGCCTCTCCCAGGTACAGTGAAGAGCATTCGCAACAGACTGGCACGCCTCAGCAGCGGCAGCTTCCGCCTCGAGGATGACGACCTGGTGGAGCTTCCTCAACGAAACACCCCTCCGAGGGAGAGCCCCCTCAAGGACCTCCATAGTTTGTTTCCAGGGGAGCTGGCAGGTCTGGACTCTCCCCTGGCTGCATCCTCTCTCCTGCTGGGTGAGTCTGTGGACTTCCCCCTGGAGCTGATGGATAAAACAAAGAGCCGTGTGTTCTTGATGGCACGGCAGTATAGCCAGAAGATCAAGAAAGCCAACCAACTACTGCGCATGAGGAGCATGGACCCTGGAGACTCTTGTAGTCGGGCCAGAactgagaagaaacagaaagaccTGGCAGCCATTttagaggaaaagaaacaaggaGGTGCAGCTATAGGTAAAACATGCTATTTTCAAATGTGATAatatgtctgtgctgtgttcacAGCTTCCTTCTACTGCCCTGAAAAgaccaaaatataaatataaagatattTCAGGTTTAAGAAAACTGGGAAATACAAACATCCAACACTCTCACCCTTTCatgtcctctgtgttttctcttcaggtGCAAGGATAGCAGAGTACTCCCAGCTCTATGACCAAGTTATGTTTAAGGATTCTGCTAGTCCTGCTGGTCAGACCTCAGCTACCCATCACACCCATCCAGGACTGCTGTCTTCTCCATCCATGCCTGAGACCTCCCTGGAGGAGGACTGGCTCAGCTCCACCTACAGCAACGGAGAGCTTGCCAGCTTTGTGTCCTCACCCAGCGAGGTGGGCGATACTCGAGTTCCTTCCATGTCGCAGCGCGGACTAACCTCAGCCTGCTCCATCCCATCTCTCAAGACCTTCACTCCCTCTCCAACCACCCCACCTTCACAGAGGTGGAGCTCATGCATGTCTGCACCGAGTGAGAAAGAGGAGCACGTGTACAGTTCCATTAAGAGACATCCCTCCTTTAATGCACCATCTTCGCCATCGTCAAAGTCTTCCCCATCAGGTCATAGTCAGTCGGTCAGCTCTctgagcagccagcagcaagAGAAGAACAACCAGCCTGGTCTCAAATGTAACGGACCCAATGTGGATCGATCCACAGACAGACGCCGTGGCCCCAGCCTCGGTCATGCTGGTCGGCAGAGTAGCCTCCCAGAGCGGTCTACCCAGGGACAGTCAGGCCTCACCCTACACGATGGTCCACAGGTGGTGGTCCTGAATCGGGCATCTGCGCTGAACATACTCACCGCCACCCAGAACTACCTGGTCAA is a genomic window containing:
- the LOC113137259 gene encoding pleckstrin homology domain-containing family G member 1 isoform X1, which encodes MPTDNYNYLPDALPPLPEVPDSGSVLSSVDIPARCLRNPAFRHASSRYCSAFSMDSSPDSAERPISYSSTSSSASSRDSHCSLGSRSTLVPAPHCNPATSDLDSGAIRLELVPARQLECREEDVRNDGGMDSGRGQGRQGSGPTPPEHSESELSPEGGERTVQGPRTYVDRVVQEIMDTERTYVQDLQSIVEDYLECISNQSRLTLSSEDKGSLFGNIQDIYHFNRDLLHDLEKCNADPVAIAECFVSKSEEFHIYTQYCTNYPRSVAALTECMRNKALAKFFRERQESLRHSLPLGSYLLKPVQRILKYHLLLHEIANHMEKDTETYEVVQEAIDTMQRVAWHINDMKRKHEHAVRLQEIQSQLTNWKGPDLIGYGELVLEGTFRLQRAKNERTLFLFDKLLLITKKREETYTYKAHILCCNLMLVEVIPKEPLSFSVFHYKNPKLQHTVQAKSQQDKRMWILHLKRLILENHPAKIPAKAKQAILEMDAMHHPGFHYSPDGDKKDSPQTKEGPTPRRGRRKEPLSKLLKNAKQNAANTDGEKRTSLGANLLSPVSQLALGTIGRSRSLINQSQESLDPGDHYDHSDREEGEEPHQQDADDEDDSGPAGGKRLRVPGKSSRKRLNPQASVDSIEQWKTFNMSPSDLQKARESLVREGSHHPPLQRTPHVTEEPPDSPIPSVIVTESDHSVRNIWADHRARRAMFPTRQRTMQPDDEDEDIYQMFVPTEPSGPDPDVPSERSDSTSSPRTARPCSWHVEQVPTVQIDPPPNGSRVLRRASSAGEKTTEARQRPDDDQTGHSNLDVIHTESSSNDISGSSSAEQLTIDDIENVYDNISYEDLKSMGLVRRDLEQSQSRKETSTNAHGSQGQSSRVLDEVSVLPIEPDSSSDSNRSSTQEGRQIVTWDLKIVEENIYDTISYREPPSTEIKGINEGYLLNKERDSSLASEQDLTESLRGFVSEESLHFGEDEGPDNSRPAPCFSDPDYSSSSASETFSQRSQKGDKMSEQVDEIWNDLENYIKNNEKKADRLPAAFPVSARESPKKASSVKNSPTKTHPVGSPQAASPTTKSPPAHQPKPPSLTSTPSFTIPVINLPDLQGESTTEEENHTSAPMSRPLPDTPEPLPGTVKSIRNRLARLSSGSFRLEDDDLVELPQRNTPPRESPLKDLHSLFPGELAGLDSPLAASSLLLGESVDFPLELMDKTKSRVFLMARQYSQKIKKANQLLRMRSMDPGDSCSRARTEKKQKDLAAILEEKKQGGAAIGARIAEYSQLYDQVMFKDSASPAGQTSATHHTHPGLLSSPSMPETSLEEDWLSSTYSNGELASFVSSPSEVGDTRVPSMSQRGLTSACSIPSLKTFTPSPTTPPSQRWSSCMSAPSEKEEHVYSSIKRHPSFNAPSSPSSKSSPSGHSQSVSSLSSQQQEKNNQPGLKCNGPNVDRSTDRRRGPSLGHAGRQSSLPERSTQGQSGLTLHDGPQVVVLNRASALNILTATQNYLVNFKDNGEDDDDYVEIRSEDESEQEHERLAHRNGSSSVPSNQNRGLVQSQSLPCTPVRSCDPLSSLDREQLEKYLWSEPQQNQSTIVQSLREKFQCLSSSSFA
- the LOC113137259 gene encoding pleckstrin homology domain-containing family G member 1 isoform X2 — encoded protein: MDSSPDSAERPISYSSTSSSASSRDSHCSLGSRSTLVPAPHCNPATSDLDSGAIRLELVPARQLECREEDVRNDGGMDSGRGQGRQGSGPTPPEHSESELSPEGGERTVQGPRTYVDRVVQEIMDTERTYVQDLQSIVEDYLECISNQSRLTLSSEDKGSLFGNIQDIYHFNRDLLHDLEKCNADPVAIAECFVSKSEEFHIYTQYCTNYPRSVAALTECMRNKALAKFFRERQESLRHSLPLGSYLLKPVQRILKYHLLLHEIANHMEKDTETYEVVQEAIDTMQRVAWHINDMKRKHEHAVRLQEIQSQLTNWKGPDLIGYGELVLEGTFRLQRAKNERTLFLFDKLLLITKKREETYTYKAHILCCNLMLVEVIPKEPLSFSVFHYKNPKLQHTVQAKSQQDKRMWILHLKRLILENHPAKIPAKAKQAILEMDAMHHPGFHYSPDGDKKDSPQTKEGPTPRRGRRKEPLSKLLKNAKQNAANTDGEKRTSLGANLLSPVSQLALGTIGRSRSLINQSQESLDPGDHYDHSDREEGEEPHQQDADDEDDSGPAGGKRLRVPGKSSRKRLNPQASVDSIEQWKTFNMSPSDLQKARESLVREGSHHPPLQRTPHVTEEPPDSPIPSVIVTESDHSVRNIWADHRARRAMFPTRQRTMQPDDEDEDIYQMFVPTEPSGPDPDVPSERSDSTSSPRTARPCSWHVEQVPTVQIDPPPNGSRVLRRASSAGEKTTEARQRPDDDQTGHSNLDVIHTESSSNDISGSSSAEQLTIDDIENVYDNISYEDLKSMGLVRRDLEQSQSRKETSTNAHGSQGQSSRVLDEVSVLPIEPDSSSDSNRSSTQEGRQIVTWDLKIVEENIYDTISYREPPSTEIKGINEGYLLNKERDSSLASEQDLTESLRGFVSEESLHFGEDEGPDNSRPAPCFSDPDYSSSSASETFSQRSQKGDKMSEQVDEIWNDLENYIKNNEKKADRLPAAFPVSARESPKKASSVKNSPTKTHPVGSPQAASPTTKSPPAHQPKPPSLTSTPSFTIPVINLPDLQGESTTEEENHTSAPMSRPLPDTPEPLPGTVKSIRNRLARLSSGSFRLEDDDLVELPQRNTPPRESPLKDLHSLFPGELAGLDSPLAASSLLLGESVDFPLELMDKTKSRVFLMARQYSQKIKKANQLLRMRSMDPGDSCSRARTEKKQKDLAAILEEKKQGGAAIGARIAEYSQLYDQVMFKDSASPAGQTSATHHTHPGLLSSPSMPETSLEEDWLSSTYSNGELASFVSSPSEVGDTRVPSMSQRGLTSACSIPSLKTFTPSPTTPPSQRWSSCMSAPSEKEEHVYSSIKRHPSFNAPSSPSSKSSPSGHSQSVSSLSSQQQEKNNQPGLKCNGPNVDRSTDRRRGPSLGHAGRQSSLPERSTQGQSGLTLHDGPQVVVLNRASALNILTATQNYLVNFKDNGEDDDDYVEIRSEDESEQEHERLAHRNGSSSVPSNQNRGLVQSQSLPCTPVRSCDPLSSLDREQLEKYLWSEPQQNQSTIVQSLREKFQCLSSSSFA